A portion of the Prinia subflava isolate CZ2003 ecotype Zambia chromosome 35, Cam_Psub_1.2, whole genome shotgun sequence genome contains these proteins:
- the LOC134563240 gene encoding axoneme-associated protein mst101(2)-like, with translation MSLNQTQIKQELTLPPGLAKPGLKPSPELIPSLPQHSQIPGKGEEAKDIPVPVSVPCCAQEKQECKEIPEKQECKEIPVSIQEKQECKEIPEKGECKEIPVSIQEKQECKEIPVCIPEKQECKEILEKQECQEIPVSIPDPQPDPVPCSQEKQQCREIPVSIPEKKQECQEIPVCIQEKQECQEILEKGECKEIPVPIPVPCPEPIPCAQEKQECQEIPVSIQEKLEYKKIPEKWECKEIPEKGECKEIPVSIPEKQECKEIPEKQECKEIPEKQQECQEIPEKQECQEIPVSVQEKQEYQEIPEKWECKEIPENQECKEIPVSIPEKQECQEILEKQEFQEKQEFQEIPCSQKKQEFQEKQEFQEILVPPPCSQKKQEFQEIPCSQKKQEFQGIPEQRSLPEKFPTLEQPGLWQK, from the exons ATGTCTCTGAACCAGacccagatcaagcaggagcTGACGCTGCCCCCAGGCCTGGCTAAACCCGGCCTAAAGCCGAGCCCAGAGCTCATCCCGAGccttcctcagcattcccaaaTCCCGGGAAAAGGGGAGGAGGCCAAGGACATCCCGGTTCCCGTTTCCgttccctgctgtgcccaggaaaaacaggaatgCAAGGAAATCCCGGAAAAACAGGAATGTAAGGAAATCCCAGTGAGCatccaggaaaaacaggaatgCAAGGAAATCCCGGAAAAAGGGGAATGCAAGGAAATCCCAGTGAGCatccaggaaaaacaggaatgCAAGGAAATCCCGGTGTGTATCCCGGAAAAACAGGAATGCAAGGAAATCCTGGAAAAACAGGAATGCCAGGAAATCCCGGTGTCCATCCCTGATCCACAGCCTGACCCTGTCCCGTGTtcccaggagaagcagcagtgcCGGGAAATCCCCGTGTCCATCCCGGAAAAAAAACAGGAATGCCAGGAAATCCCAGTGTGCatccaggaaaaacaggaatgCCAGGAAATCCTGGAAAAAGGGGAATGCAAGGAaatccctgtgcccatcccgGTTCCGTGCCCTGAAcccattccctgtgcccaggaaaagcaggaatgccAGGAAATCCCGGTGAGCATCCAGGAGAAACTGGAATACAAGAAAATCCCGGAAAAATGGGAATGCAAAGAAATCCCGGAAAAAGGGGAATGCAAGGAGATCCCGGTGTCCATCCCAGAAAAACAGGAGTGCAAGGAAATCCCGGAAAAACAGGAATGCAAGGAAATCCCG gaaaaacagcaggaatgCCAGGAAATCCCAGAAAAACAGGAATGCCAGGAAATCCCAGTGTCTGTCCAGGAGAAACAGGAATACCAGGAAATCCCGGAAAAATGGGAATGCAAGGAAATCCCGGAAAACCAGGAATGCAAGGAAATCCCAGTGAGCATCCCAGAAAAACAGGAATGCCAGGAAatcctggaaaagcaggaattccaggaaaagcaggaattccaggaaatCCCATGTTcccagaaaaagcaggaattccaggaaaagcaggaattccaggaaatCCTGGTGCCACCTCCGTGTTcccagaaaaagcaggaattccaggaaatCCCATGTTcccagaaaaagcaggaattccagggaatccCGGAGCAGCGCTCCCTTCCCGAGAAATTCCCAACCCTGGAGCAGCCGGGCCTGTGGCAGAAGTAG